From a region of the Fibrobacterota bacterium genome:
- a CDS encoding YicC family protein: MTAQSMTGYGKAEAVGEGFSVTVELKSVNNRFLEFQVRASKNILPLEPRLKQEIGKHLSRGSVNCHVQYDSIGPGAGGLSFNEPVFRAYATLLQEAQKRLGLETVISVTDLLKMPDMLTAAETSEPAELALDRILPVFEKACRELVAMRTKEGAVLSADLEARIRAFFPGLEKVKSLVPVRQQEYVSKMRARVKEIVGDAAIEEGRMATEIGILAERLDVTEEIVRLEAHLHHFLETLADHKSPGKRLGFLLQEMLREVNTLGTKSQFPDMQHLCVGWKEELEIIREQIQNIE, translated from the coding sequence ATGACCGCGCAAAGCATGACGGGTTACGGGAAGGCGGAGGCGGTAGGCGAAGGCTTCTCCGTTACGGTGGAACTGAAGTCGGTCAACAATCGCTTTCTCGAGTTCCAGGTACGGGCCTCCAAGAACATCCTTCCCCTGGAGCCGCGCCTCAAGCAGGAAATCGGCAAGCATCTTTCCCGCGGCAGCGTGAACTGCCATGTCCAATACGATAGCATCGGGCCCGGCGCGGGGGGCCTATCCTTCAATGAGCCGGTTTTCCGGGCCTATGCGACCTTGCTCCAGGAGGCTCAAAAGCGCCTGGGATTGGAAACCGTGATTAGCGTAACGGATCTGCTTAAAATGCCCGATATGTTGACCGCCGCCGAGACCTCCGAACCGGCGGAGCTCGCCTTGGATCGGATCCTGCCGGTTTTCGAGAAGGCCTGCCGCGAGCTGGTTGCGATGCGGACCAAGGAGGGCGCCGTGCTCTCCGCCGATCTGGAAGCCCGCATCCGCGCCTTTTTCCCGGGCCTCGAAAAGGTGAAGTCGCTGGTGCCCGTGCGCCAGCAGGAATACGTTTCCAAGATGCGCGCCCGCGTGAAGGAAATCGTCGGGGATGCGGCCATCGAGGAAGGCCGCATGGCGACCGAGATCGGAATTCTCGCGGAACGCCTGGACGTCACGGAAGAGATCGTGCGCCTGGAGGCGCATCTGCACCATTTCCTGGAGACCCTGGCGGATCACAAGTCGCCGGGGAAACGCCTGGGATTCCTATTGCAGGAAATGCTGCGCGAAGTGAATACGCTCGGGACGAAAAGCCAATTCCCGGACATGCAGCACTTGTGCGTGGGCTGGAAGGAAGAGCTGGAGATTATCCGGGAGCAGATCCAGAATATCGAATGA
- a CDS encoding PhoH family protein, with protein sequence MRDAMRTGHDLTDFYVQEIVAGGSTGEVKNGDFTPHLEKPILIDRFGNPVQPKTRGQARFIGVIKQHDIVLAAGPAGTGKTFLAVAMAVQALEKKLVERIILVRPAVESGESLGFLPGAIGEKIGPYMRPLYDSLSVMLSAEKLKEYWDGNSIEIAPLAYMRGRTLGKCFIILDEAQNTSISQMKMFLTRIGIGSKAVLTGDETQVDLDKFEKSGFAHARKILGGIEGIGQIELSVEDVVRHRLVRDIIKAYEKSGFPA encoded by the coding sequence ATGCGCGATGCCATGCGGACCGGCCATGATCTGACCGACTTCTATGTGCAAGAGATCGTCGCGGGCGGATCTACGGGCGAAGTGAAGAACGGCGATTTCACTCCGCACCTGGAAAAGCCCATCCTGATCGATCGCTTCGGCAATCCCGTGCAGCCCAAGACGCGCGGACAGGCCCGTTTCATCGGCGTCATCAAGCAGCACGACATCGTACTGGCCGCCGGCCCCGCGGGCACGGGCAAGACCTTCCTGGCGGTGGCCATGGCCGTGCAGGCCCTGGAAAAGAAACTGGTGGAGCGCATCATCCTGGTCAGGCCGGCGGTGGAATCGGGCGAGAGCCTGGGCTTCCTGCCCGGCGCCATCGGCGAAAAGATCGGCCCCTACATGCGGCCCCTCTACGACTCCCTCAGCGTCATGCTGTCGGCGGAAAAGCTGAAGGAGTACTGGGACGGCAACTCCATCGAGATCGCCCCGCTCGCCTACATGCGCGGCCGCACCCTGGGCAAATGCTTCATCATCCTCGACGAAGCCCAGAACACCAGCATCTCCCAGATGAAGATGTTCCTCACCCGCATCGGCATCGGCTCCAAAGCCGTCCTCACCGGCGACGAGACCCAGGTCGATCTCGACAAGTTCGAGAAAAGCGGCTTCGCCCACGCCCGCAAGATCCTCGGAGGCATCGAAGGCATCGGCCAAATCGAACTCTCCGTCGAAGACGTCGTCCGCCACCGCCTGGTGCGCGACATCATCAAAGCCTACGAAAAGAGCGGCTTCCCCGCCTAA